In Anopheles gambiae chromosome 2, idAnoGambNW_F1_1, whole genome shotgun sequence, a single window of DNA contains:
- the LOC1281122 gene encoding protein neuralized isoform X1, with amino-acid sequence MGVLNVTSSGAAIVEYHQQQQQQQQQQQQQQNKKNDTIFSPIKNKMKVLKKIKKRMGLATRSASSCPGPNNLPPLQFHTVHGDNIRISREGTVAKRYESFCKGITFSARPVRVNERVCVKFLDISNNWSGVIRFGFTCNDPASLRGNLPKYACPDLTNKPGFWAKALNERYCYRGNVLFYYVTPSGDVHFGINGEEKGVFITDVDARGPLWAVIDVYGNSTAIEFLDSRIYMFQAQQQQHQQHQHQPQHHGGPPHAQSQTARRPTEPELGLPQLESLSINQHNHQLMEERPVTCGALSPSTSVRYHSPAPGLLPLPFHPVRGRNIKFSADRYVATRADTEFCQGYVFSPRPVKIGERLIIQILKTDSIFVGSLALGLTSCDPASLQLNDLPDDSDMLLDRPEYWVVSKDVASTLVRGDELCFSVTVNGEVQISKNGGAPSVIMHIDQSLQLWAFLDVYGSTQSVRLFTLPMPAPPAPSGCASSMYSMTRSHSSLAAAAATSQSVRSLHQQEQQVMAESSASSCRTLAGATSTSALVQQATAATAATAAVRSDMIQINPGGTVLVVNLPPADVLSQQQQQQQSSQVPQATLVTRGMTNSASTLSVPLSTLSLSSHTGSTGTASELMVSNNSSNNYAASNNPPPYPESLSSYNNAANYSTAALAANGIYSSTNCVDCTICFEKPIDSVLYMCGHMCMCYDCAIKQWRGIGGGHCPLCRAVIRDVIRTYKS; translated from the exons ATGGGTGTACTGAACGTGACCAGTTCCGGTGCCGCTATCGTCGAGtaccaccagcaacagcagcagcaacagcagcagcagcagcaacagcagaacaaGAAAAACGACACAATCTTCTCACCCATCAAGAACAAGATGAAGGTGCTGAAGAAGATCAAGAAACGCATGGGACTAG CAACGAGAAGCGCATCATCCTGCCCGGGCCCGAACAATCTGCCCCCGCTACAGTTTCACACCGTGCACGGCGACAACATACGCATCTCGCGCGAGGGCACCGTCGCCAAGCGGTACGAGTCGTTCTGCAAGGGCATCACGTTCAGCGCCCGGCCGGTGCGCGTGAACGAGCGCGTGTGCGTCAAGTTCCTGGACATCTCGAACAACTGGAGCGGCGTGATCCGGTTCGGCTTCACCTGCAACGATCCGGCGTCGCTGCGCGGCAACCTGCCCAAGTACGCCTGCCCGGACCTGACGAACAAGCCCGGCTTCTGGGCGAAGGCGCTGAACGAGCGCTACTGCTACCGGGGCAACGTGCTGTTCTACTACGTCACCCCGTCCGGCGATGTGCACTTCGGCATCAACGGCGAGGAGAAGGGCGTGTTCATCACGGACGTGGACGCGCGGGGCCCACTGTGGGCCGTGATCGACGTGTACGGCAACTCGACCGCGATCGAGTTTCTCGACTCGCGCATCTACATGTTccaggcgcagcagcagcagcatcagcagcaccagcaccagccgcAGCATCATGGCGGCCCTCCGCACGCCCAAAGCCAGACGGCGCGCCGACCGACGGAGCCCGAGCTCGGACTGCCGCAGCTGGAATCGCTCAGCATCAACCAGCACAACCATCAGCTGATGGAGGAGCGTCCGGTTACGTGCGGTGCGCTCAGCCCGTCCACCTCGGTGCGCTATCACAGCCCGGCGCCGgggctgctgccgctgccgttcCATCCGGTGCGCGGGCGCAACATTAAGTTCTCTGCCGACCGGTACGTGGCCACGCGGGCCGATACCGAGTTCTGCCAGGGGTACGTGTTTTCGCCCCGCCCGGTCAAGATCGGCGAACGGCTGATCATTCAGATCCTGAAGACGGACTCGATCTTCGTCGGGTCGCTCGCGCTCGGGCTGACGTCCTGCGATCCGGCCAGCCTGCAGCTGAACGATCTGCCAGACGATTCCGACATGCTGCTCGATCGGCCCGAGTACTGGGTGGTGAGCAAGGACGTAGCGTCGACGCTGGTACGGGGCGATGAGCTGTGCTTCTCGGTCACCGTGAACGGCGAGGTGCAGATCAGCAAGAACGGTGGCGCCCCGTCCGTCATCATGCACATCGACCAGTCGCTGCAGCTGTGGGCCTTTCTGGATGTGTACGGATCGACGCAGAGTGTGCGGCTGTTCACGCTGCCGATGCCGGCGCCGCCGGCACCGTCCGGGTGCGCCTCCAGCATGTACAGCATGACCCGGTCCCACTCGTCGCTGGCTGCCGCGGCCGCCACTAGTCAATCGGTGCGCAGTCTGcaccagcaggagcagcaggtGATGGCGGAATCGTCGGCCAGCAGCTGCCGGACACTTGCCGGTGCCACCTCGACCAGTGCACTGGTGCAGCAGGCGACGGCAGcaaccgccgccaccgctgccGTGCGCTCCGACATGATCCAAATCAACCCGGGCGGTACGGTGCTGGTCGTCAATCTGCCCCCGGCCGATGTGctctcccagcagcagcagcagcagcaatcgtcGCAAGTACCCCAGGCGACGCTTGTGACGCGCGGTATGACCAACTCCGCCTCGACCCTGTCCGTGCCACTATCGACACTGTCGCTCTCGTCCCACACGGGCTCAACCGGAACGGCCAGCGAGCTGATGGTTAGCAATAATAGCAGCAACAATTACGCCGCCAGCAACAATCCTCCTCCATACCCTGAG TCGCTCTCGAGCTACAACAATGCCGCCAACTACTCGACCGCCGCCCTGGCCGCGAACGGCATCTACAGCTCGACCAACTGCGTCGACTGCACGATCTGCTTCGAGAAGCCGATCGACTCGGTGCTGTACATGTGCGGCCACATGTGCATGTGCTACGACTGTGCGATCAAGCAGTGGCGCGGCATCGGCGGTGGGCACTGCCCACTGTGCCGCGCGGTCATCCGCGACGTCATCCGGACGTACAAGTCGTAG
- the LOC1281122 gene encoding protein neuralized isoform X2: MGQTISSSSTRSASSCPGPNNLPPLQFHTVHGDNIRISREGTVAKRYESFCKGITFSARPVRVNERVCVKFLDISNNWSGVIRFGFTCNDPASLRGNLPKYACPDLTNKPGFWAKALNERYCYRGNVLFYYVTPSGDVHFGINGEEKGVFITDVDARGPLWAVIDVYGNSTAIEFLDSRIYMFQAQQQQHQQHQHQPQHHGGPPHAQSQTARRPTEPELGLPQLESLSINQHNHQLMEERPVTCGALSPSTSVRYHSPAPGLLPLPFHPVRGRNIKFSADRYVATRADTEFCQGYVFSPRPVKIGERLIIQILKTDSIFVGSLALGLTSCDPASLQLNDLPDDSDMLLDRPEYWVVSKDVASTLVRGDELCFSVTVNGEVQISKNGGAPSVIMHIDQSLQLWAFLDVYGSTQSVRLFTLPMPAPPAPSGCASSMYSMTRSHSSLAAAAATSQSVRSLHQQEQQVMAESSASSCRTLAGATSTSALVQQATAATAATAAVRSDMIQINPGGTVLVVNLPPADVLSQQQQQQQSSQVPQATLVTRGMTNSASTLSVPLSTLSLSSHTGSTGTASELMVSNNSSNNYAASNNPPPYPESLSSYNNAANYSTAALAANGIYSSTNCVDCTICFEKPIDSVLYMCGHMCMCYDCAIKQWRGIGGGHCPLCRAVIRDVIRTYKS, encoded by the exons CAACGAGAAGCGCATCATCCTGCCCGGGCCCGAACAATCTGCCCCCGCTACAGTTTCACACCGTGCACGGCGACAACATACGCATCTCGCGCGAGGGCACCGTCGCCAAGCGGTACGAGTCGTTCTGCAAGGGCATCACGTTCAGCGCCCGGCCGGTGCGCGTGAACGAGCGCGTGTGCGTCAAGTTCCTGGACATCTCGAACAACTGGAGCGGCGTGATCCGGTTCGGCTTCACCTGCAACGATCCGGCGTCGCTGCGCGGCAACCTGCCCAAGTACGCCTGCCCGGACCTGACGAACAAGCCCGGCTTCTGGGCGAAGGCGCTGAACGAGCGCTACTGCTACCGGGGCAACGTGCTGTTCTACTACGTCACCCCGTCCGGCGATGTGCACTTCGGCATCAACGGCGAGGAGAAGGGCGTGTTCATCACGGACGTGGACGCGCGGGGCCCACTGTGGGCCGTGATCGACGTGTACGGCAACTCGACCGCGATCGAGTTTCTCGACTCGCGCATCTACATGTTccaggcgcagcagcagcagcatcagcagcaccagcaccagccgcAGCATCATGGCGGCCCTCCGCACGCCCAAAGCCAGACGGCGCGCCGACCGACGGAGCCCGAGCTCGGACTGCCGCAGCTGGAATCGCTCAGCATCAACCAGCACAACCATCAGCTGATGGAGGAGCGTCCGGTTACGTGCGGTGCGCTCAGCCCGTCCACCTCGGTGCGCTATCACAGCCCGGCGCCGgggctgctgccgctgccgttcCATCCGGTGCGCGGGCGCAACATTAAGTTCTCTGCCGACCGGTACGTGGCCACGCGGGCCGATACCGAGTTCTGCCAGGGGTACGTGTTTTCGCCCCGCCCGGTCAAGATCGGCGAACGGCTGATCATTCAGATCCTGAAGACGGACTCGATCTTCGTCGGGTCGCTCGCGCTCGGGCTGACGTCCTGCGATCCGGCCAGCCTGCAGCTGAACGATCTGCCAGACGATTCCGACATGCTGCTCGATCGGCCCGAGTACTGGGTGGTGAGCAAGGACGTAGCGTCGACGCTGGTACGGGGCGATGAGCTGTGCTTCTCGGTCACCGTGAACGGCGAGGTGCAGATCAGCAAGAACGGTGGCGCCCCGTCCGTCATCATGCACATCGACCAGTCGCTGCAGCTGTGGGCCTTTCTGGATGTGTACGGATCGACGCAGAGTGTGCGGCTGTTCACGCTGCCGATGCCGGCGCCGCCGGCACCGTCCGGGTGCGCCTCCAGCATGTACAGCATGACCCGGTCCCACTCGTCGCTGGCTGCCGCGGCCGCCACTAGTCAATCGGTGCGCAGTCTGcaccagcaggagcagcaggtGATGGCGGAATCGTCGGCCAGCAGCTGCCGGACACTTGCCGGTGCCACCTCGACCAGTGCACTGGTGCAGCAGGCGACGGCAGcaaccgccgccaccgctgccGTGCGCTCCGACATGATCCAAATCAACCCGGGCGGTACGGTGCTGGTCGTCAATCTGCCCCCGGCCGATGTGctctcccagcagcagcagcagcagcaatcgtcGCAAGTACCCCAGGCGACGCTTGTGACGCGCGGTATGACCAACTCCGCCTCGACCCTGTCCGTGCCACTATCGACACTGTCGCTCTCGTCCCACACGGGCTCAACCGGAACGGCCAGCGAGCTGATGGTTAGCAATAATAGCAGCAACAATTACGCCGCCAGCAACAATCCTCCTCCATACCCTGAG TCGCTCTCGAGCTACAACAATGCCGCCAACTACTCGACCGCCGCCCTGGCCGCGAACGGCATCTACAGCTCGACCAACTGCGTCGACTGCACGATCTGCTTCGAGAAGCCGATCGACTCGGTGCTGTACATGTGCGGCCACATGTGCATGTGCTACGACTGTGCGATCAAGCAGTGGCGCGGCATCGGCGGTGGGCACTGCCCACTGTGCCGCGCGGTCATCCGCGACGTCATCCGGACGTACAAGTCGTAG
- the LOC1281121 gene encoding Kv channel-interacting protein 1 isoform X2 — translation MATPPDSPIEEVVYELEPARAPKPIPVALEDLCRLTKFTRQEIRVMYRGFKTECPDGVVHEDSFKDIYAKFFPHDSSLYAHYVFKAFDVNCNGSITFRDLLVTLSTLLRGSVYERLRWTFRLYDINGDGCISRGELGEIVLAVHELMGRRPHQPEDDRKAREQVDQVFAKLDLNQDGIITIEEFLEACLKDDVVTKSLQMFDCL, via the exons ATGGCTACCCCACCGGACAGTCCGATCGAGGAGGTGGTGTACGAGCTAGAGCCTGCCCGGGCACCGAAACCGATTCCGGTCGCGCTCGAGGATCTCTGCCGGCTGACCAAGTTCACCCGCCAGGAGATACGGGTCATGTACAGAGGCTTCAAAACG GAATGCCCGGACGGGGTTGTGCACGAGGACAGCTTCAAGGATATCTATGCGAAATTTTTCCCCCACG ATTCTAGCCTTTACGCACACTACGTGTTCAAAGCGTTCGATGTCAACTGCAACGGATCCATTACCTTCCGG GATCTTCTAGTGACTCTATCCACGCTACTGCGTGGTTCCGTTTACGAGCGATTGCGGTGGACCTTCCGATTATACGACATCAACGGGGACGGCTGCATTAGCCGTGGCGAGCTGGGTGAGATTGTATTGGCCGTGCATGAGCTGATGGGACGCCGTCCCCATCAACCAGAAGACGACCGGAAAGCCCGGGAACAG GTCGACCAAGTGTTTGCAAAGCTAGACTTAAACCAGGACGGCATCATCACGATCGAGGAGTTCCTGGAGGCTTGCCTGAAGGATGACGTCGTCACCAAGtcgctgcaaatgtttgaCTGTCTTTGA
- the LOC1281121 gene encoding Kv channel-interacting protein 1 isoform X1, producing the protein MATPPDSPIEEVVYELEPARAPKPIPVALEDLCRLTKFTRQEIRVMYRGFKTECPDGVVHEDSFKDIYAKFFPHGNSSLYAHYVFKAFDVNCNGSITFRDLLVTLSTLLRGSVYERLRWTFRLYDINGDGCISRGELGEIVLAVHELMGRRPHQPEDDRKAREQVDQVFAKLDLNQDGIITIEEFLEACLKDDVVTKSLQMFDCL; encoded by the exons ATGGCTACCCCACCGGACAGTCCGATCGAGGAGGTGGTGTACGAGCTAGAGCCTGCCCGGGCACCGAAACCGATTCCGGTCGCGCTCGAGGATCTCTGCCGGCTGACCAAGTTCACCCGCCAGGAGATACGGGTCATGTACAGAGGCTTCAAAACG GAATGCCCGGACGGGGTTGTGCACGAGGACAGCTTCAAGGATATCTATGCGAAATTTTTCCCCCACGGTA ATTCTAGCCTTTACGCACACTACGTGTTCAAAGCGTTCGATGTCAACTGCAACGGATCCATTACCTTCCGG GATCTTCTAGTGACTCTATCCACGCTACTGCGTGGTTCCGTTTACGAGCGATTGCGGTGGACCTTCCGATTATACGACATCAACGGGGACGGCTGCATTAGCCGTGGCGAGCTGGGTGAGATTGTATTGGCCGTGCATGAGCTGATGGGACGCCGTCCCCATCAACCAGAAGACGACCGGAAAGCCCGGGAACAG GTCGACCAAGTGTTTGCAAAGCTAGACTTAAACCAGGACGGCATCATCACGATCGAGGAGTTCCTGGAGGCTTGCCTGAAGGATGACGTCGTCACCAAGtcgctgcaaatgtttgaCTGTCTTTGA